From the genome of Acropora palmata chromosome 4, jaAcrPala1.3, whole genome shotgun sequence, one region includes:
- the LOC141878620 gene encoding uncharacterized protein LOC141878620 isoform X2, whose protein sequence is MDEELVGHFLSSDSTKRHNKELVVNCKKEQNENFTETVKLSVVNSIIHDIEKSSGERNLQLIELKEHSVAYKQPTENLTLREESSCVHGVSEEFIRSCVSPTKFELVQETLERESERHLCALKLLSCLFSKEELASSNTDGSYAKNCLDSKRLNSLKDLVFSKFPASSPEEREKEWKAIKVKINSKCRVAKFSAKLVNMDGDEARKNARKQDEKSLDIQTASLTEGSSHLHKHKRKQTINRESKRTKLDLCTDDQCVNHETDSCSDSDGPDKDCSSELHRQLDAKTEECDRLKAKLRNAEEALRMQVNVQVGVFEMLEKIKACLAQLEGRMASGFQRIQERLDSFEKAPDSSSIALDRVTGTGCVTSTAHDLKPSSNGLMVTNSDVKEINIPCRQPAEECAVSLTPVVQNGCRQSVSIELIRSCVSPTKIGRVQQTLERENERHLCALKLLVCLFSREELAISNTDGSYDKKCLDSERLNSLKVLLFTKFPASSIAEREKEWKAIKGKINTKCRSAKHLSKNVALIDTYKDALS, encoded by the exons ATGGACGAGGAGTTAGTTGGTCATTTTCTCTCAAGTGACTCCACCAAAAGACACAACAAAGAACTAGTGGTCAATTGCAAGAAAGAGCAGAATGAGAAT TTTACAGAAACAGTCAAGTTAAGTGTTGTGAACAGCATCATCCACGATATTGAAAAGTCAAGTGGTGAGAGAAATCTGCAGCTGATTGAACTAAAGGAACATAGTGTGGCTTATAAGCAACCAACTGAAAACCTCACTTTGAGAGAGGAGAGCAGTTGTGTTCATGGCGTTAGTGAAGAATTTATTCGCTCTTGTGTCTCGCCAACCAAATTTGAGCTTGTTCAAGAGACATTGGAAAGAGAAAGTGAAAGGCACCTATGTGCATTAAAACTTTTGTCATGCTTATTCAGCAAAGAAGAACTGGCAAGCAGCAACACTGATGGATCATATGCTAAAAATTGCCTTGATAGCAAAAGGCTCAATTCGTTGAAAGATTTGGTATTTAGTAAATTTCCAGCTAGCTCCCCAGaggaaagagagaaagagtggAAAGCAATCAAGGTTAAGATAAATTCAAAATGCCGTGTCGCCAAGTTTTCAGCCAAACTTGTAAATATGGATGGAGACGAGGCCagaaaaaatgcaagaaagCAGGATGAGAAA TCCTTAGACATCCAAACTGCTTCTCTTACTGAAGGTAGCAGCCACTTACATAAGCATAAGAGGAAACAAACGATTAATCGGGAATCCAAAAGGACCAAGCTGGATTTGTGTACAGATGATCAGTGCGTAAATCATGAAACTGACTCTTGCTCAGATAGTGATGGTCCTGATAAGGACTGCTCATCTGAACTGCATCGGCAGCTTGATGCCAAGACAGAAGAGTGCGACAGGTTAAAGGCAAAACTACGAAATGCAGAGGAAGCCCTGAGAATGCAAGTGAATGTGCAAGTTGGTGTTTTTGAG atgCTTGAGAAGATAAAGGCTTGTCTGGCACAGCTGGAAGGCAGAATGGCCTCTGGATTTCAAAGAATACAGGAGCGCCTTGACTCTTTTGAAAAAGCACCAGATTCTTCATCAATTGCA cTTGACAGAGTCACTGGCACTGGATGTGTAACTAGCACAGCCCATGATTTAAAACCATCCAGCAATGGACTTATGGTGACAAATAGTGATGTGAAAGAAATTAATATCCCTTGTAGACAACCAGCAGAGGAATGTGCTGTCTCTCTTACTCCAGTTGTGCAGAATGGCTGCAGACAAAGCGTTAGCATTGAACTAATACGCTCATGCGTATCTCCAACTAAAATAGGGCGTGTTCAACAGACATTGgagagagaaaatgaaaggcaCTTATGCGCTTTAAAGCTTTTGGTGTGTTTATTCAGTAGAGAAGAACTGGCGATAAGCAATACGGATGGATCTTATGATAAAAAATGCCTTGATAGCGAAAGGCTCAATTCTTTGAAAGTTTTGTTGTTCACCAAATTTCCAGCAAGTTCTATTGCAGAAAGGGAAAAGGAATGGAAAGCAATCAAGggaaaaataaacacaaaatgTCGTAGTGCTAAGCACTTATCCAAAAATGTAGCTCTTATTGATACTTATAAAGATGCACTTTCCTAG
- the LOC141879259 gene encoding protein YIPF6-like: protein MASEQGFVPTSVNVEIEGDITVPGAPEEDEGPSTLDEPVAETLKRDLRAVGKKFFHVLIPRQSKSLLRDWDLWGPLILCVLLAMMLQGHAVVNSTNDGGPQFAEVFVVVWVGSLIITVNSKLLGGTISFFQSVCVLGYCILPLNVALIVCRLILLAKHTTALFIVRFIVVILGFAWSTFASVKFLGDSQPNNRKALAVYPIGLFYFVIGWMIISHSG from the exons ATGGCGTCGGAACAAGGCTTTGTTCCAACTAGTGTGAATGTAGAAATTGAGGGTGACATTACAGTTCCGGGTGCACCTGAAGAAGATGAGGGACCTAGCACTTTAGATGAACCTGTAGCTGAAACATTA AAACGAGATCTAAGGGCTGTTGGCAAGAAGTTCTTTCATGTCTTAATTCCAAGGCAGAGCAAGAGCTTGTTAAGAGATT GGGATCTGTGGGGCCCTTTGATCCTGTGTGTGCTGCTTGCTAT GATGCTTCAAGGTCATGCTGTTGTAAATAGCACCAATGATGGTGGTCCCCAGTTTGCTGAAGTGTTTGTTGTTGTGTGGGTTGGATCTCTAATCATTACAGTCAATTCAAAGCTTCTTGGAGGCACAAT atcATTTTTTCAGAGTGTATGTGTTCTTGGGTATTGCATTCTTCCACTGAATGTAGCGTTAATAGTTTGCCGTCTCATTTTACTTGCAAAGCACACCACTGCTTTGTTTATTGTTAGATTTATTGTGGTCATTTTAGGATTTGCGTGGTCAACATTTG CTTCTGTTAAGTTCCTGGGAGACAGTCAGCCAAACAACAGGAAAGCACTGGCAGTCTATCCGATAGGCCTTTTCTACTTTGTTATAGGATGGATGATCATTTCTCATTCAGGCTAA
- the LOC141878619 gene encoding uncharacterized protein LOC141878619 — MPDEEKRMTKRRKLDSIITKLYHATPLGRENLEEKTNTNESVKETVNVEEEKEPLPRPPRRKVLKVVKQQKTVKVSTEKPAEKAPELLSEIGLKKDGVEEQGMLKESLEELSPETQSRNVAKEGEEDNIRDNEENLTCYGETDNNNVNHEQDCSSMLVKTEPLDNLVEGDQKRLGNKINEEVAQEIGEGSEKMNRLYSEGSEADGAELPRKIDCTACGRRVNPAHGTICWHPCLNVLVCKKCNQYYNSGPFTRDEFGIDEQCRWCGDGGSLLCCDKCDKAFCKPCIKRNFGKGFLKEIVNAPEAVEWLCYCCNPKPLSKLVKECRRIMNILQTRKSQKTIFKAKKGPLLPGTPNQKERRNRLGSLSENLEKNCDSASSHVHRASSDEKGSDSSKDHKISLNKKEVARNSKQSLSSKVIVNIDDENDSGDTMKGIKDSREKPLKAYCSTKRNVEIISEGSEIESTKKENKKNKKVESESDRESAEASSAGQEKSKNKKGRKRRLEAKTLKGGQTSESDSNLSDFITMVKGNNKLTKKRSKQPHKGKGKNKVTSDSEAKVEKTEKSKRTSRAKKSSVSEKQTRKRPRKVTSSENESDESGNDEAMPMRKGKQANKRRRRGKLALESDDDNNKALGWQKKRQSMRKAKKSSSESEEDKKKGRNKGKNSRRGKSSGKKIRGKKHYIEKDSGESEDVEEEEEEESPSKHKGRKKIRKLIKDDKLTDETKRAQKLEEERRKRLLERTRNNEDDMPSESAKVSKLVLESDQTSKEIIVEVNGDLVQHLKPHQCKGIQFMYDCLIESMNSWKKAEPGGGCILAHCMGLGKTLQVIALVHTLMTNKEINLQRVLVVCPLNTVLNWQVEFDKWLSVDDRLEVFVLQDVSGDNWRRADMLSHWLKYGGVMILGYSLYRNLSQCLRVRSKNQKKIFKEALVDPGPHLVICDEGHILRNDATAISKALNAIKTKRRIVLTGTPLQNNLIEYHCMVSFVKPSLLGTRKEYTNTFANPIQNGQCADSTSLDVQLMKQRCHVLHKMLEGCVQRMDYSVLIPFLPRKHEYVIKIRLSSLQRKLYQHFLSTFVYAEGSLGKKGVSLFSDYQALMRIWTHPWCLKLEAMRRPEKFVDSDSMDDFVVHTDEEDEEEEEEEEEWHSSSSSEEEAPVTSESEEDRRKQRRRRGRDSSSDEDEDDDESDDESEDEDEDVPQSPGKSSSQASRPTVNIDGEEITVVDITSRAGTSSRKHRDKRPHSLKTDTKEEKGKGLAKREPRGSASEDLDGETSIVNNHFGNTRSGTAFKEVEDVEVEEEKEWYDEFVTDADEFNVELSGKLVLLMEILADAEAVQDKVLVFSQSLVTLDLIEKMLGGGEIGGDRENWCRGCDYFRMDGSTSAAMRQRWADIFNDEDNKNARLFLISTKAGGLGINLVAANRVIVFDVSWNPSHDVQSIFRVYRFGQSKAVFVYRFIAQGTMEEKIYDRQVTKLAIAGRVVDEQQIERHFNSADLTELYSFNADVLEEDKEPDTGKDKESAVEIVTENASEGTTETNAEKERDQEVVEKGATEKGDSSEVDAGTSHQTETPVKAQVPKLPLPKDAVLADLINRLHPKWIVNYHEHDSLLQDIECEKLTEEEMKAAWEAYEAEKSGKLATYVPDTLLSDHVQTQQHAAERIRLNSEMLQQIQQIRELQEIQRRQEMEDRMRLVRQEREQVYQRQREALLQEHRRQQDEIRRQNQMRFIQHMTRPGTTPQLQLGQNTINVQTQLPSNAPPRHVPPPSYLTFQTPSTLPLRFHVPSGVASSLSATQPTSRDSIQR, encoded by the exons ATGCCTgacgaagaaaaaagaatgacAAAACG GCGTAAACTTGACTCTATCATTACCAAACTGTACCATGCGACCCCTTTAGGAAGAGAAAAtcttgaagagaaaacaaatacg AATGAGTCTGTGAAGGAAACCGTTAATGTTGAGGAAGAAAAGGAACCTCTACCAAGGCCCCCAAGACG GAAGGTTCTCAAAGTGGTGAAACAGCAGAAGACGGTGAAGGTGTCTACTGAAAAACCAGCCGAGAAAGCTCCAGAACTGTTATCTGAAATTGGCTTAAAGAAAGATGGTGTAGAGGAACAGGGAATGTTAAAGGAGTCCCTTGAAGAACTCTCTCCAGAAACCCAATCTAGAAATGTTGCAAAGGAAGGTGAAGAGGACAACATCAGAGATAATGAAGAGAACCTCACTTGTTATGGAGAAACagacaataataatgtgaACCATGAACAAGATTGTAGCAGTATGCTGGTCAAGACAGAACCTTTGGATAATCTAGTGGAAGGAGATCAGAAGAGgcttggaaataaaattaatgaagaggTTGCACAAGAAATAGGAGAAGGCAGTGAAAAGATGAATAGGCTGTACTCTGAAGGCTCTGAAGCCGATGGGGCTG AATTGCCCAGAAAGATAGATTGTACTGCTTGTGGGAGAAGAGTGAATCCAGCTCATGGAACAATCTGTTGGCATCCGTGTCTCAATGTCTTGGTTTGCAAA AAATGCAATCAGTATTACAATTCAGGGCCATTTACACGGGATGAGTTTGGGATTGATGAGCAGTGTCGGTGGTGTGGAGATGGTGGCTCTCTTTTATGCTGTGACAAATGTGACAAAGCCTTCTGCAAACCTTGTATAAAACGAAACTTTGGAAAAGGATTTTTGAAGGAGATTGTCAATGCACCTGAAGCAGTTGAGTGGTTGTGTTACTGCTGCAATCCAAAACCATTGTCAAAGCTTGTAAAAGAATGTAGACGCATTATGAATATCTTACAAACTCGCAAATCTCAAAAAACCATTTTCAAAGCGAAGAAGGGACCCTTGCTACCTGGTACTCCGAATCAAAAGGAGAGACGAAATAGACTCGGTAGTTTGTCTGAAAATTTGGAGAAAAACTGTGACAGTGCTTCGTCTCACGTGCACAGGGCTAGTTCGGATGAAAAGGGTTCTGATAGCTCAAAGGACCACAAAATAtcattaaacaaaaaagaagttgCAAGGAATAGTAAGCAGAGTTTATCCTCAAAGGTTATTGTGAATATAGATGACGAAAATGATAGTGGTGATACTATGAAAGGCATCAAGGATTCCAGGGAAAAACCTTTGAAAGCATATTGTAGCACCAAAAGGAATGTGGAAATTATTTCAGAGGGTTCAGAGATTGAAAGTACTaagaaggaaaacaagaaaaacaaaaaggtggAGAGTGAGTCGGACAGAGAGTCAGCTGAAGCTTCTAGTGCAGGGCAAGAgaaatcaaaaaataaaaagggaaGAAAGCGGAGGCTTGAAGCAAAAACTTTGAAAGGAGGGCAAACCTCGGAGTCTGATTCAAACCTGTCTGATTTTATTACAATGGTGAAAGGAAACAATAAGCTGACAAAAAAACGTAGCAAACAGCCACATAAAGGTAagggaaaaaataaagttacatCAGATTCAGAGGCCAAAGTGGAAAAGACTGAGAAGTCTAAGAGGACTAGCAGGGCAAAGAAGTCTAGTGTTTCAGAGAAGCAGACCAGGAAACGTCCTCGTAAAGTGACATCATCAGAAAATGAGTCAGATGAGTCAGGGAATGATGAGGCAATGCCAATGAGGAAAGGCAAACAAGCAAATAAGAGAAGGAGGAGAGGAAAGCTGGCGTTGGAAAGTGATGATGACAACAACAAAGCCTTAGGTtggcaaaagaaaaggcaatCAATGCGAAAGGCTAAAAAGAGCAGTTCTGAATCTGAGGAGGACAAGAAGAAAGGCAGaaacaaaggcaaaaacaGTAGGAGAGGGAAATCCTCAGGAAAGAAAATAAGGGGTAAAAAACATTATATTGAAAAAGATAGTGGTGAATCAGAAGATGTtgaggaggaggaggaagaagaaagCCCATCGAAACACAAGGGCCGTAAGAAAATTCGCAAACTGATTAAGGATGACAAGCTTACTGACGAAACAAAAAGGGCACAAAAACTGGAGGAAGAGAGAAGGAAACGACTGTTAGAACGGACTCGTAATAATGAGGATGACATGCCTTCTGAGTCAGCTAAAGTGTCCAAGCTTGTACTGGAATCTGATCAAACATCAAAGGAGATCATTGTTGAAGTCAACGGGGATCTTGTACAGCATCTGAAACCTCACCAGTGTAAAGGAATTCAGTTCATGTATGACTGCCTCATTGAATCGATGAATTCGTGGAAAAAGGCTGAACCAGGTGGAGGATGTATTCTAGCACACTGTATGGGACTTGGAAAGACCCTACAG GTTATTGCACTCGTTCACACTCTTatgacaaacaaagaaatcaactTGCAAAGAGTGTTGGTGGTGTGTCCTCTTAATACAGTGTTAAACTGGCAAGTTGAGTTTGATAAATGGCTGAGTGTGGACGACAGGCTTGAG GTGTTTGTACTGCAAGATGTGTCTGGTGACAACTGGCGCAGAGCAGACATGCTTAGTCATTGGCTGAAGTATGGTGGTGTTATGATCTTGGGCTATTCCTTGTATCGCAACCTGTCACAATGTCTTCGTGTCAGAAGTAAGAACCAGAAGAAGATATTCAAAGAAGCTCTTGTAGATCCTG GTCCTCACCTTGTCATTTGTGATGAAGGCCATATTCTGCGGAACGATGCAACTGCCATTTCCAAAGCGTTAAATGCCATCAAAACCAAAAGACGTATTGTGCTGACTGGAACCCCTTTACAGAACAACCTTATTGAAT ATCACTGCATGGTGAGCTTTGTGAAACCTAGTCTGCTAGGTACGCGGAAGGAGTACACTAACACGTTTGCAAATCCCATTCAGAATGGGCAATGCGCAGATTCCACTTCACTGGACGTTCAGCTCATGAAGCAACGATGTCATGTACTTCATAAGATGTTAGAAGGCTGTGTACAG AGAATGGATTATTCCGTGCTGATTCCTTTCCTTCCACGTAAGCATGAATACGTAATCAAGATTCGCTTGTCAAGTCTTCAGAGGAAGTTGTATCAACATTTCCTGAGCACGTTTGTCTACGCAGAGGGATCCCTAGGCAAGAAAG GAGTATCGCTATTCTCTGATTACCAAGCGCTGATGCGCATTTGGACCCACCCGTGGTGTCTAAAGCTTGAGGCAATGAGGCGACCGGAGAAGTTCGTGGACAGTGACAGCATGGATGACTTTGTGGTGCATACGGATGAAGAAGATGAggaagaggaggaggaggaagaagagTGGCATAGTTCCTCTTCGTCAGAAGAGGAAGCTCCTGTCACATCAGAAAGCGAGGAGGACAGAAGGAAGCAACGCAGACGAAGAGGAAGAGATTCAAGCTCAGATGAAgacgaagatgatgatgagaGCGATGATGAGAGTGAGGATGAGGATGAGGATGTACCTCAGTCGCCAGGAAAGTCGTCAAGTCAGGCCAGTAGACCCACCGTCAATATAGACGGGGAAGAAATCACCGTCGTGGACATAACCAGCAGAGCTGGCACATCTTCCAGAAAACACCGAGACAAAAGGCCTCATTCATTAAAGACAGACACCAaagaggaaaaaggaaaaggtttAGCCAAGAGGGAGCCTAGAGGCAGTGCCAGTGAGGACCTTGACGGCGAAACATCGATCGTTAATAATCACTTTGGCAACACACGCTCAGGAACTGCATTCAAAGAAGTGGAGGATGTTGAAGtggaagaagagaaagaatgGTACGATGAGTTTGTAACTGATGCAGATGAATTCAATGTAGAGCTGAGCGGTAAGCTGGTCCTGTTGATGGAGATACTTGCGGATGCAGAAGCAGTCCAAGACAAGGTGCTTGTGTTCAGTCAGAGCTTGGTGACGTTGGATCTTATAGAGAAAATGCTGGGCGGTGGGGAGATAGGTGGTGACAGAGAGAACTGGTGTCGAGGCTGTGATTATTTCCGTATGGACGGCTCGACCAGCGCCGCTATGAGGCAGCGATGGGCAGACATCTTCAATGACGAGGACAACAAAAA TGCGCGTCTGTTCCTGATCTCGACCAAAGCGGGTGGACTGGGTATCAATTTGGTGGCTGCTAACCGAGTGATCGTGTTCGATGTTTCGTGGAATCCTTCCCATGACGTACAGTCCATATTTAGAGTCTATCGCTTTGGCCAATCAAAAGCTGTGTTTGTCTACAGATTCATAGCCCAA GGAAccatggaagaaaaaatttacGACAGACAG GTGACGAAGCTTGCGATTGCAGGGCGGGTAGTAGATGAACAGCAGATCGAGCGACACTTTAATTCCGCCGATCTAACTGAGCTCTACTCGTTCAATGCGGACGTATTGGAAGAAGACAAAGAACCGGATACTGGTAAAGACAAGGAAAGCGCAGTAGAGATAGTAACCGAAAATGCCAGTGAAGGAACAACAGAAACGAATgctgagaaagagagagaccAAGAAGTCGTGGAGAAAGGAGCAACCGAGAAGGGCGACAGCTCTGAGGTTGATGCTGGTACGTCACATCAAACTGAAACCCCGGTAAAAGCACAAGTTCCCAAGCTGCCGCTTCCCAAG GATGCAGTTTTAGCAGATCTGATCAACCGCCTTCATCCTAAGTGGATCGTGAATTACCACGAACATGATTCTCTACTGCAGGATATCGAATGTGAAAAATTGactgaagaagaaatgaaagccGCATGGGAAGCGTACGAGGCAGAAAAGTCAGGAAAACTAG CTACCTACGTGCCGGACACTCTTTTGTCGGATCACGTCCAAACTCAACAGCACGCTGCAGAACGGATCCGCCTGAATTCGGAAATGTTACAGCAGATTCAACAGATCAGAGAGCTTCAAGAGATTCAACGGCGTCAAGAAATGGAGGATCGCATGCGACTAGTCAGACAAGAGAGAGAACAGGTTTACCAGCGGCAACGGGAAGCGCTTCTTCAGGAACATCGCCGGCAACAGGATGAGATTCGCCGTCAGAACCAAATGCGGTTTATCCAGCATATGACCCGACCAGGCACGACTCCGCAGCTGCAGCTTGGACAGAATACCATCAATGTACAAACGCAACTGCCAAGCAACGCCCCACCACGTCATGTCCCTCCGCCATCTTACCTGACTTTCCAAACCCCCTCCACACTCCCCCTGAGATTTCATGTTCCATCGGGGGTTGCAAGTTCCTTATCAGCAACCCAGCCCACCTCCAGGGACTCCATTCAACGTTAG
- the LOC141879258 gene encoding mucin-like protein — MCSSRKFLPTFTFSLVLCCVFIGTYYCFTQAITDGGYTEWSAWANCTKTCGEGVQVRYRSCSNPSPGRYGKDCYRFGPNEDTKPCFLTICPVDGKYSDWGPFSVCDKPCNGGKQVRTRQCNNPPPVFGGRPCEGPDKEEKDCNTNPCVPVNGGFTEWGSYSACSVTCGKGKMTRTRSCTNPAPLYGGKGCDGPDSETAECDMEPCRPQQHQGKAASQAPKPAGKAPENAEQSAKPA; from the coding sequence ATGTGCTCGTCCCGAAAGTTTCTACCGACCTTCACTTTCTCGCTCGTTCTTTGCTGTGTTTTCATAGGAACTTATTACTGTTTTACCCAAGCAATAACCGATGGAGGTTATACCGAATGGTCAGCTTGGGCAAATTGTACGAAGACATGCGGGGAAGGAGTCCAAGTGAGGTATCGCTCGTGTAGCAATCCCTCGCCGGGAAGATACGGCAAAGATTGTTATCGCTTTGGTCCAAATGAAGACACCAAACCTTGCTTCTTGACAATTTGCCCCGTAGATGGAAAATACTCCGACTGGGGACCATTTTCTGTTTGTGACAAGCCTTGCAATGGAGGAAAGCAAGTTCGAACAAGACAGTGTAATAACCCACCGCCTGTTTTCGGAGGTAGACCTTGCGAAGGCCCTGATAAGGAAGAAAAAGATTGTAACACCAACCCGTGTGTGCCGGTCAATGGAGGTTTTACTGAATGGGGATCATACAGTGCTTGTTCTGTAACTTGTGGTAAaggaaaaatgacaagaacgAGGAGTTGTACTAATCCAGCACCTCTTTACGGAGGGAAAGGGTGCGATGGACCAGACAGTGAAACAGCAGAGTGTGACATGGAGCCATGTCGTCCGCAACAGCATCAAGGGAAAGCTGCTTCTCAAGCGCCAAAACCGGCCGGCAAAGCTCCCGAAAATGCCGAACAGTCAGCAAAGCCAGCGTGA
- the LOC141878620 gene encoding uncharacterized protein LOC141878620 isoform X1, with the protein MHLDNNKLLTLSMNGLVIIASFICLQDKVDLSTQILWDPPCFTGYKSKLVVMDEELVGHFLSSDSTKRHNKELVVNCKKEQNENFTETVKLSVVNSIIHDIEKSSGERNLQLIELKEHSVAYKQPTENLTLREESSCVHGVSEEFIRSCVSPTKFELVQETLERESERHLCALKLLSCLFSKEELASSNTDGSYAKNCLDSKRLNSLKDLVFSKFPASSPEEREKEWKAIKVKINSKCRVAKFSAKLVNMDGDEARKNARKQDEKSLDIQTASLTEGSSHLHKHKRKQTINRESKRTKLDLCTDDQCVNHETDSCSDSDGPDKDCSSELHRQLDAKTEECDRLKAKLRNAEEALRMQVNVQVGVFEMLEKIKACLAQLEGRMASGFQRIQERLDSFEKAPDSSSIALDRVTGTGCVTSTAHDLKPSSNGLMVTNSDVKEINIPCRQPAEECAVSLTPVVQNGCRQSVSIELIRSCVSPTKIGRVQQTLERENERHLCALKLLVCLFSREELAISNTDGSYDKKCLDSERLNSLKVLLFTKFPASSIAEREKEWKAIKGKINTKCRSAKHLSKNVALIDTYKDALS; encoded by the exons ATGCAccttgataataataaactgcTGACATTGTCTATGAATGGCCTTGTTATTATTGCATCATTCATTTGCCTGCAGGATAAAGTTGATCTTTCAACCCAAATTTTGTGGG aTCCACCATGTTTTACAGGCTATAAAAGCAAACTTGTGGTTATGGACGAGGAGTTAGTTGGTCATTTTCTCTCAAGTGACTCCACCAAAAGACACAACAAAGAACTAGTGGTCAATTGCAAGAAAGAGCAGAATGAGAAT TTTACAGAAACAGTCAAGTTAAGTGTTGTGAACAGCATCATCCACGATATTGAAAAGTCAAGTGGTGAGAGAAATCTGCAGCTGATTGAACTAAAGGAACATAGTGTGGCTTATAAGCAACCAACTGAAAACCTCACTTTGAGAGAGGAGAGCAGTTGTGTTCATGGCGTTAGTGAAGAATTTATTCGCTCTTGTGTCTCGCCAACCAAATTTGAGCTTGTTCAAGAGACATTGGAAAGAGAAAGTGAAAGGCACCTATGTGCATTAAAACTTTTGTCATGCTTATTCAGCAAAGAAGAACTGGCAAGCAGCAACACTGATGGATCATATGCTAAAAATTGCCTTGATAGCAAAAGGCTCAATTCGTTGAAAGATTTGGTATTTAGTAAATTTCCAGCTAGCTCCCCAGaggaaagagagaaagagtggAAAGCAATCAAGGTTAAGATAAATTCAAAATGCCGTGTCGCCAAGTTTTCAGCCAAACTTGTAAATATGGATGGAGACGAGGCCagaaaaaatgcaagaaagCAGGATGAGAAA TCCTTAGACATCCAAACTGCTTCTCTTACTGAAGGTAGCAGCCACTTACATAAGCATAAGAGGAAACAAACGATTAATCGGGAATCCAAAAGGACCAAGCTGGATTTGTGTACAGATGATCAGTGCGTAAATCATGAAACTGACTCTTGCTCAGATAGTGATGGTCCTGATAAGGACTGCTCATCTGAACTGCATCGGCAGCTTGATGCCAAGACAGAAGAGTGCGACAGGTTAAAGGCAAAACTACGAAATGCAGAGGAAGCCCTGAGAATGCAAGTGAATGTGCAAGTTGGTGTTTTTGAG atgCTTGAGAAGATAAAGGCTTGTCTGGCACAGCTGGAAGGCAGAATGGCCTCTGGATTTCAAAGAATACAGGAGCGCCTTGACTCTTTTGAAAAAGCACCAGATTCTTCATCAATTGCA cTTGACAGAGTCACTGGCACTGGATGTGTAACTAGCACAGCCCATGATTTAAAACCATCCAGCAATGGACTTATGGTGACAAATAGTGATGTGAAAGAAATTAATATCCCTTGTAGACAACCAGCAGAGGAATGTGCTGTCTCTCTTACTCCAGTTGTGCAGAATGGCTGCAGACAAAGCGTTAGCATTGAACTAATACGCTCATGCGTATCTCCAACTAAAATAGGGCGTGTTCAACAGACATTGgagagagaaaatgaaaggcaCTTATGCGCTTTAAAGCTTTTGGTGTGTTTATTCAGTAGAGAAGAACTGGCGATAAGCAATACGGATGGATCTTATGATAAAAAATGCCTTGATAGCGAAAGGCTCAATTCTTTGAAAGTTTTGTTGTTCACCAAATTTCCAGCAAGTTCTATTGCAGAAAGGGAAAAGGAATGGAAAGCAATCAAGggaaaaataaacacaaaatgTCGTAGTGCTAAGCACTTATCCAAAAATGTAGCTCTTATTGATACTTATAAAGATGCACTTTCCTAG